The Congregibacter litoralis KT71 genome contains a region encoding:
- a CDS encoding hydroxymethylglutaryl-CoA lyase: MSTSFNYPDAVSIVEVGPRDGLQNESAPLATEDKVALVEGLVAAGLGYVETGSFVNPRWIPQMADSGDVFQQIKRAPDVTYAALTPNLKGFERAMEANASEVAVFAAASESFSQRNINCSIEESIARFLPVMEAAKTAGVRVRGYVSCVLGCPYEGQIEPPAVLAVSQALLDMGCYEVSLGDTIGTGTPGSMDRLLETLVPTLSARRLALHCHNSYGQALANILVGLQHGITRIDSSVAGLGGCPYAAGASGNVATEDVVYMLQGMGIDTGVNLDALIDVGRSCCKKLGRETQSAVAKARS, encoded by the coding sequence ATGAGCACATCCTTCAATTACCCGGACGCGGTGTCCATTGTGGAGGTTGGCCCCCGGGATGGCCTACAGAACGAAAGCGCCCCTCTGGCGACCGAAGACAAAGTTGCGCTGGTCGAGGGACTCGTGGCGGCGGGCCTTGGCTACGTGGAAACCGGCAGCTTCGTAAATCCTCGCTGGATTCCCCAGATGGCGGATAGCGGCGATGTGTTTCAGCAGATAAAGCGGGCCCCGGACGTCACCTACGCCGCACTTACCCCCAACCTCAAGGGCTTTGAGCGCGCCATGGAGGCCAACGCCAGCGAGGTCGCAGTATTCGCGGCGGCCTCAGAGTCTTTTTCCCAGCGCAACATCAATTGCTCCATCGAAGAGAGCATCGCGCGATTCCTACCCGTCATGGAAGCCGCGAAAACCGCAGGAGTCAGGGTCCGGGGCTACGTGTCCTGCGTCCTGGGTTGCCCCTACGAGGGCCAGATAGAGCCCCCTGCGGTGCTTGCCGTATCTCAGGCCCTCTTGGACATGGGATGTTATGAGGTCTCCCTGGGAGACACGATCGGCACGGGCACCCCCGGGTCCATGGACAGGCTCCTCGAGACACTGGTGCCGACGCTCTCGGCTCGGCGACTGGCCCTCCACTGTCACAATAGCTATGGCCAGGCCCTGGCGAACATACTGGTGGGTCTGCAGCATGGCATCACTCGCATTGACAGCTCCGTCGCGGGCCTAGGCGGCTGCCCTTACGCAGCCGGCGCCAGTGGCAATGTCGCCACGGAAGACGTGGTCTACATGCTTCAGGGAATGGGCATCGACACCGGCGTCAATCTGGACGCTCTCATTGATGTGGGAAGAAGCTGTTGTAAAAAGCTGGGACGGGAAACCCAGTCTGCCGTAGCCAAAGCACGGAGCTAG
- a CDS encoding YdcH family protein, producing the protein MNWPPGKEPGADAEAANEVLTPAMRLLQLQSRHRALDIRITEMQQYPYQNQILLQRLKKEKLRLKDTIALLKDDMIPDLDA; encoded by the coding sequence ATGAACTGGCCACCGGGCAAGGAACCAGGCGCTGATGCAGAAGCCGCAAACGAGGTTTTGACGCCTGCCATGCGTCTGTTACAGCTACAGTCCCGTCACCGGGCTCTGGATATCCGTATCACCGAAATGCAGCAGTACCCCTATCAGAATCAGATTTTGTTGCAACGCCTCAAGAAAGAGAAATTGCGGCTCAAAGACACCATTGCGCTGTTGAAGGATGACATGATTCCGGATTTGGACGCCTAA
- a CDS encoding GGDEF domain-containing protein, with translation MYTFAMIYLRNIPDDELFSAQLELLMQHGRIASMMANLIGAIAAMALLWPYFEPQSLLLWGFGLMILLLLRSLYMSGALADRRYVSRPKRVFWLLILGSAVTGLAWSGTYIYVGQFLPPTLQYLLLLIVVMISAISLAVMVVVREYFLVFVFSALWPIAWWCLAHFWDQPHNLLLGILLLALTGLLVAASNGIHDTFRRMLSLNWQQEAMARELGQITNSLRDRNLQLQEARRQLTDLANIDELTGLGNRRLVNQTLREEVNRARRSHGWLSVVLIDVDFFKKYNDTYGHPAGDEVLRRIGDIMQRATARAGEVAARYGGEEFILVLPGAKAADALRTAERLKRLVYEENIPHSASEVSDRISISQGVLSIMPDEDVDPGVLVDRADAALYTAKREGRDQIAVV, from the coding sequence GTGTACACTTTTGCCATGATTTACCTGCGCAACATACCCGACGACGAGCTTTTCTCGGCGCAGCTCGAGCTGCTTATGCAGCATGGGCGCATCGCATCGATGATGGCCAACCTCATCGGCGCGATAGCGGCAATGGCATTGTTGTGGCCCTATTTCGAGCCTCAAAGCCTGTTGTTGTGGGGCTTTGGTCTGATGATTCTGTTGTTGCTGCGATCCCTTTATATGAGTGGTGCCCTTGCCGATCGACGCTATGTGTCCCGGCCAAAGCGGGTATTCTGGCTGCTTATCCTGGGGTCGGCGGTGACGGGGCTGGCGTGGTCAGGGACTTACATCTACGTTGGTCAATTCCTGCCTCCCACGCTCCAGTATCTGTTACTCCTCATTGTGGTGATGATCTCCGCTATCTCCCTCGCGGTAATGGTCGTGGTGCGGGAGTACTTTCTGGTTTTTGTTTTTTCTGCGCTATGGCCCATCGCCTGGTGGTGTCTGGCTCACTTTTGGGACCAGCCCCATAACCTCCTTCTGGGTATTCTGCTTCTCGCTCTGACGGGTTTGCTGGTGGCAGCGAGTAACGGTATTCACGATACTTTTAGACGTATGCTGAGCCTTAACTGGCAACAGGAGGCCATGGCGCGCGAGCTGGGGCAGATCACGAACTCCCTGCGTGATCGCAATCTGCAGCTACAGGAAGCCCGACGGCAGCTGACGGATCTTGCCAACATTGACGAGCTCACAGGCCTCGGCAATCGCCGCCTTGTTAATCAGACGCTCAGGGAAGAGGTTAACCGTGCGCGACGGAGTCATGGCTGGTTGTCCGTAGTGCTAATCGATGTGGATTTTTTCAAAAAGTACAACGACACCTATGGACATCCTGCGGGTGACGAAGTACTTCGCCGGATCGGTGACATTATGCAGCGTGCCACGGCCCGGGCGGGCGAGGTGGCGGCGCGCTACGGCGGCGAGGAGTTTATCCTGGTGCTACCCGGGGCGAAGGCAGCGGATGCCCTGCGCACCGCGGAGCGTCTCAAACGGCTGGTTTATGAAGAGAATATTCCCCACAGCGCATCGGAGGTATCGGATCGCATCAGCATTTCCCAGGGCGTGCTTTCTATCATGCCCGATGAGGATGTGGATCCAGGCGTTCTCGTGGACCGCGCTGACGCCGCGCTGTACACAGCAAAGCGGGAGGGACGTGACCAGATCGCCGTGGTGTAA
- a CDS encoding glycosyltransferase family 2 protein, with amino-acid sequence MAMDKQSQPLVTVCVANFNGATLLPSGSSLIEECIDSVLGQQLDQGVEILVYDDASEDRSRDIIKQRYSSTVTLIEGTQNVGYCSANNIMASQASGKYLLLLNNDAALRPGALEAFAKQAAKDPEAILSLEQYQSSTLELIDAGMGLDILAVPYPLKDHNPEKLVTVIGACLWVEQAYFCSSGGFPPWLESIGEDLFLCLSARSVGRSVSIAQGSSYLHHSGFSFGGGKADQTGTTSFRRRFLSERNRLSILLIFFPAVSIAPLTLAFLLSWVAEAILLSLVHQSFKPVTKIYYPAMRELIKLAPKIYRQRQLSRAENVQSARDFFARLTFMPAKLRFLLTHGLPRLSG; translated from the coding sequence ATGGCAATGGATAAACAATCTCAACCTCTCGTAACGGTCTGCGTAGCCAATTTTAACGGGGCCACACTATTGCCTAGTGGCTCGTCATTGATTGAAGAATGCATTGACTCCGTCCTGGGCCAGCAGCTGGATCAGGGGGTTGAGATTTTGGTGTATGACGATGCATCAGAAGACAGATCCAGAGACATTATCAAACAGCGGTACTCTTCCACCGTAACCTTGATAGAAGGCACCCAGAACGTTGGCTATTGCTCGGCAAACAACATCATGGCCTCGCAGGCTTCCGGGAAGTATCTGCTGCTTCTAAACAACGATGCTGCCTTGCGCCCCGGCGCGCTGGAGGCCTTTGCAAAGCAAGCAGCGAAGGATCCTGAAGCGATACTTTCTCTGGAGCAGTATCAATCGTCTACCTTGGAACTCATCGACGCAGGGATGGGATTAGATATTCTCGCAGTTCCCTACCCCCTCAAAGATCACAACCCTGAAAAACTGGTCACTGTAATCGGCGCCTGTCTGTGGGTTGAACAAGCGTATTTCTGCTCGTCGGGCGGCTTTCCTCCGTGGCTGGAATCTATCGGCGAGGACCTGTTTCTATGCCTGTCAGCTCGCTCCGTCGGAAGAAGTGTAAGCATCGCGCAGGGCTCCAGCTACCTCCATCACTCGGGGTTCTCATTTGGTGGAGGCAAAGCGGATCAAACCGGCACAACAAGTTTTCGACGCCGCTTCCTAAGCGAACGGAACAGGCTGAGCATTCTGCTGATCTTTTTTCCGGCAGTATCCATTGCCCCCTTAACGCTCGCTTTCCTTCTTTCCTGGGTTGCAGAGGCGATTCTATTATCGTTAGTGCATCAGTCTTTTAAGCCGGTCACGAAAATTTACTACCCCGCGATGCGTGAGTTAATCAAGCTTGCACCAAAGATCTACAGACAACGACAGTTAAGCCGGGCGGAGAACGTGCAATCCGCTCGGGATTTTTTTGCGAGGCTAACTTTTATGCCAGCAAAGCTTCGCTTCTTGCTGACGCACGGGCTACCGCGTTTAAGCGGGTAA
- the yrfG gene encoding GMP/IMP nucleotidase, protein MIDWPNIRTVLLDMDGTLLDLHYDNHFWMEYLPRAYAKTRGIPEDEAIAEIHGGFASVRGSLPWYCLDHWSRELGMDIPTLKRELKHMIRMRPFSLDFLRWLRTQPMDVLLVTNAHRETLNIKMAEVDITQWFDRIVVSHDLDAPKEQQVFWERLQELHPFDPETTLFIDDTESVLDAAKTYGIRHLLTLLQPDSSQQKRMDTRFPGIHHFDEIMPQARP, encoded by the coding sequence ATGATTGACTGGCCTAACATTCGCACGGTACTCCTGGACATGGACGGCACCCTGCTGGACCTCCACTACGATAACCATTTCTGGATGGAGTATCTGCCGCGCGCCTACGCTAAAACCCGAGGCATACCGGAAGACGAAGCCATCGCTGAAATTCATGGCGGCTTCGCATCCGTGCGAGGCTCGCTGCCATGGTACTGTCTCGATCATTGGTCCCGGGAACTGGGAATGGACATCCCGACTCTCAAGCGCGAACTCAAGCACATGATTCGTATGCGGCCCTTTTCCCTGGATTTTCTTCGCTGGTTACGAACGCAACCTATGGACGTTTTACTGGTGACCAACGCCCACAGAGAAACCCTGAATATCAAAATGGCCGAGGTGGATATTACACAGTGGTTCGACCGTATCGTGGTCTCCCATGACCTCGACGCCCCAAAGGAGCAGCAGGTTTTTTGGGAGCGCCTTCAGGAACTGCATCCCTTCGATCCTGAGACAACACTGTTCATCGATGACACCGAGTCCGTGCTGGACGCGGCAAAAACCTATGGCATCCGACACCTGTTGACGCTCCTGCAGCCGGACAGTTCCCAACAGAAACGCATGGACACCCGCTTTCCTGGGATTCACCATTTTGACGAGATCATGCCTCAGGCCCGCCCATGA
- a CDS encoding cation:proton antiporter family protein: MPDPLLIIVALACGMASRAIGMPALIGYLAAGFVLHELHVDGGEMLAVLSEMGITLLLFSIGLKLQIRDLLQPRIWGTTVIHMLVTQLVVLAILSLAAQFLPQLGLSMNAKLVIAFAFSFSSTVFVIQIMQERGEMASRHANLAVGVLIIQDLAAVLFLAASTGKMPELSALWLLLLFPARRPILSMLRLAGHGELFTLAGFALAILGAQLFDSVGIKGDLGALLIGVLLAGEQKGKELARNLLYFKDLFLVGFFLSIGLSGWPSPSLMILALILGSLALLKPLLYFPLFTRFHVAPRTALLASNSLANHSEFGLIVIAVAASQGWIGGEWSGAMSIAIAMSFIAASPLNRLSHSLYRRHRTRLLRHESPLVRASQPDTRDVRVLVLGMGNIGTGAYEAIARSYGREVLGIDDNDRKLAQHIAMHRRVAAADASDPDFWHRVDLDELELVMLALTNHQENLLVAGILREMGFTGRIAAVVRFDEEASALEAKGISAFNLYAQAGEGFAAHAAKGLRERRQDERDDDESTPSTA, encoded by the coding sequence ATGCCTGATCCCCTGCTGATTATCGTAGCGCTTGCATGCGGCATGGCGAGCAGGGCTATCGGCATGCCTGCGCTCATCGGCTACCTTGCTGCGGGCTTCGTGCTTCACGAGCTTCATGTCGACGGCGGAGAAATGCTTGCGGTGCTCTCGGAGATGGGAATAACCCTGCTTCTCTTCAGCATCGGTCTGAAACTTCAGATTCGCGATTTGCTGCAACCACGTATCTGGGGCACAACGGTGATACACATGTTGGTGACTCAACTTGTGGTGCTCGCGATCCTGAGCCTCGCCGCGCAGTTTCTACCCCAGCTGGGCCTATCGATGAACGCAAAGCTGGTCATAGCCTTTGCCTTCAGTTTCTCCAGCACGGTTTTTGTCATACAAATCATGCAGGAGCGGGGCGAAATGGCCTCCCGGCACGCCAACCTGGCCGTAGGCGTCCTGATTATTCAGGATTTGGCCGCCGTGCTGTTTCTGGCCGCCTCCACGGGGAAGATGCCGGAGTTATCAGCACTCTGGTTGCTATTGCTGTTCCCTGCCCGGCGACCCATCCTGAGCATGCTGCGTCTTGCCGGCCATGGAGAGTTGTTCACCCTGGCGGGTTTTGCTCTGGCCATTCTCGGCGCACAACTTTTCGATAGCGTGGGCATTAAAGGGGATCTGGGCGCACTCCTCATCGGCGTCCTCCTCGCGGGAGAGCAAAAAGGCAAGGAGCTGGCGCGAAACCTTCTGTATTTCAAGGACCTCTTCCTCGTTGGATTTTTTCTATCCATCGGCCTCAGTGGCTGGCCCTCGCCGAGCCTTATGATTCTGGCCTTGATTCTCGGCAGTCTGGCACTCCTCAAGCCCTTGCTTTACTTCCCGCTGTTCACGCGCTTTCACGTCGCGCCGCGCACCGCACTCCTGGCGTCCAACAGCCTGGCGAACCACAGCGAGTTTGGACTTATTGTCATTGCCGTGGCCGCCAGTCAGGGCTGGATAGGCGGCGAGTGGAGCGGTGCCATGTCTATTGCTATCGCGATGAGTTTTATCGCGGCCTCCCCCCTCAACCGGCTGTCCCACAGCTTGTACCGGCGACACCGGACGCGCCTGCTACGTCATGAATCGCCCCTGGTTCGCGCTTCACAGCCCGACACCCGGGACGTGCGCGTGCTGGTGCTCGGAATGGGCAACATCGGTACGGGAGCTTACGAGGCCATTGCCAGGAGCTATGGTCGGGAAGTGCTGGGCATCGATGATAACGATCGCAAGCTCGCCCAACATATTGCTATGCACCGGCGTGTCGCTGCGGCGGACGCCAGTGATCCGGACTTCTGGCATCGCGTGGATCTCGATGAACTTGAGCTGGTAATGCTCGCCCTCACCAACCATCAGGAAAACCTTCTGGTTGCAGGTATTCTACGAGAGATGGGTTTCACGGGACGTATTGCCGCCGTTGTACGCTTTGACGAAGAAGCCTCAGCCCTGGAGGCAAAGGGCATTTCTGCCTTTAATCTCTATGCCCAGGCCGGGGAGGGCTTTGCGGCCCATGCTGCAAAGGGGCTGCGCGAGCGCAGGCAGGATGAACGGGATGACGATGAGAGCACCCCGTCGACAGCCTAA
- a CDS encoding glycosyltransferase: MRFLLRAALKTNRCVLAPNASWMEPRLKDFFGDVAEIRTTNFGIDAKWFDLGNGPDSDRELYLCVSRVTKNKMGPLFQWSKELFSRSNPLHLVGPNQEQLSIPEWVEHHGPLTGEVLAESWFPKTKALISLSEHAEGRPQVMLEAMAAGIPIIGSSLPAHRCTIDHRKTGFLVDTEAAYVEAVKNLDKAKIRKFMSKNASAVARDSYGSWNDCAGRFRAIYGSLL, translated from the coding sequence ATGAGATTTCTCCTGCGGGCGGCTCTAAAAACCAACCGATGTGTTCTCGCACCCAATGCATCCTGGATGGAACCACGCCTGAAAGATTTTTTTGGGGATGTTGCAGAAATAAGGACGACTAATTTTGGCATTGACGCTAAGTGGTTCGACCTAGGCAATGGACCCGATTCAGACAGAGAGCTATATTTATGCGTTTCCCGAGTGACCAAAAATAAGATGGGGCCGCTTTTTCAATGGAGCAAAGAGCTCTTCTCCAGGAGCAACCCTCTTCACCTTGTGGGACCTAACCAGGAGCAGCTGTCGATTCCCGAGTGGGTGGAACACCATGGGCCGCTTACCGGGGAGGTGCTGGCGGAGTCCTGGTTTCCGAAAACAAAAGCGCTTATCTCTCTCAGCGAACATGCCGAGGGTAGGCCTCAGGTCATGCTAGAGGCTATGGCAGCTGGAATCCCAATTATTGGTTCTTCGCTGCCTGCTCATCGCTGCACGATCGATCATCGTAAAACAGGCTTTCTCGTGGACACAGAAGCTGCATATGTCGAGGCTGTAAAAAACCTCGACAAGGCAAAAATTCGAAAATTCATGTCGAAAAATGCTTCAGCGGTCGCCCGCGATAGCTATGGCTCATGGAATGACTGTGCGGGCCGTTTCCGCGCGATTTACGGGTCCCTCTTGTGA
- a CDS encoding RNA-binding S4 domain-containing protein, with translation MSTLSAEKLRIDKWLWAARFFKTRSLAKAAIEGGKVQLGGQRVKVSREIVVGDQLRIRQGWDERDVIVLGLSDQRRGAPEAQALYEETEESIARREQSAQARKLAGGMIDRPPGKPDKRARRQIHRFQNLNDA, from the coding sequence ATGAGCACCCTGTCCGCAGAAAAATTGCGCATCGACAAATGGCTGTGGGCGGCGCGCTTTTTCAAAACACGCAGCCTAGCAAAAGCGGCGATTGAAGGCGGCAAGGTACAGCTTGGGGGCCAGCGGGTAAAAGTTTCCCGGGAAATTGTCGTTGGGGACCAGCTTCGCATACGTCAGGGTTGGGATGAACGGGACGTTATAGTCCTTGGCCTCAGCGACCAGCGGCGCGGTGCCCCCGAGGCGCAGGCGCTTTATGAAGAAACCGAGGAAAGCATCGCAAGACGGGAGCAGTCAGCCCAGGCCCGCAAACTTGCCGGCGGCATGATCGACCGGCCACCGGGAAAGCCCGACAAGCGGGCCCGCCGGCAGATTCATCGGTTTCAAAACCTGAACGATGCTTGA
- the cysQ gene encoding 3'(2'),5'-bisphosphate nucleotidase CysQ produces MTRTDILALLDLCHQASERIVQFYNDEASASLFSSKEDRTPLTQADLTSHQILSSGLAALNPELPLLSEECSSSEIAGRHQWNSFWMVDPLDGTREFLERTGEFTINIALIEEQRPTVGLIYEPLKHKASLGIVGAGAWELRWEEGSWRSTAITTRRLPARELVLLASKRHRNPQLDDCIAYLESSHDIARQNSGSALKFCDLAAGQGDCYPRFSPCSEWDVAAGDALVSAAGGAVYGLNGAPLRYNARDTLLSPHFVAVGDSSAALWAGLLESVQ; encoded by the coding sequence TTGACGCGGACGGATATCCTGGCGCTTCTGGATCTTTGTCATCAGGCCTCGGAGCGCATTGTGCAGTTCTACAACGATGAGGCCAGCGCGAGCCTCTTCAGCAGCAAGGAAGACCGCACGCCGCTCACCCAGGCAGATCTCACTTCCCACCAGATACTGAGCAGCGGCCTGGCCGCGTTGAATCCTGAACTGCCTCTGCTGTCCGAGGAGTGCAGTAGCAGCGAAATAGCCGGGCGACATCAGTGGAACAGTTTCTGGATGGTCGATCCCCTCGATGGCACGCGGGAATTTCTTGAGCGCACGGGAGAATTCACGATTAATATTGCCCTGATCGAAGAACAGCGCCCGACCGTTGGCCTGATCTACGAACCTCTTAAGCATAAAGCCAGTCTGGGCATCGTAGGGGCAGGAGCCTGGGAGTTGAGGTGGGAAGAGGGCAGTTGGCGATCTACGGCAATCACAACCCGCAGGCTTCCTGCCCGAGAGTTGGTGCTTTTGGCGAGTAAAAGGCACCGCAATCCGCAGTTGGATGATTGCATCGCCTATCTTGAGTCGAGCCACGATATCGCGCGGCAAAACAGTGGCAGCGCGCTGAAGTTCTGCGACCTTGCGGCGGGCCAGGGGGATTGTTATCCGCGTTTTTCCCCCTGCAGCGAGTGGGATGTCGCCGCCGGGGATGCCCTGGTCTCTGCTGCGGGAGGGGCGGTTTATGGATTGAATGGCGCGCCCCTTCGGTACAACGCTCGAGATACCCTGTTAAGCCCACACTTTGTAGCGGTGGGCGATAGCTCCGCTGCCCTGTGGGCCGGGCTCCTGGAGAGTGTTCAGTGA
- a CDS encoding sterol desaturase family protein produces the protein MDLVVYAVPLFILAMVFELLWGLRVGRNTYRVNDAVSSLFLGTLSQARKFVTLGVGGYIYHLTTEYFSLPLMSAESLWTWVLAMVLYDFCYYWLHRMGHERTILWAAHVAHHQSEDYNLSTALRQTSTGFLLGWIFYLPMFALGIPAVVVVTVGSINLIYQFWVHTEHVGKLGWYEWIFVTPSNHRVHHAQNERYLDRNYGGLFILWDRLFGTFQEELDSDPPIYGIRGPLKSFNPLRALTHIYGDMLRDSWRAARWRDKLHVWVARNGWRPADVEARYPLNKPSLEAFERFDPPMSLGVKLYALFQLVAVVALLAYLQSGTLQSYGTGVALVLGMLWTTITTAYWMEGRSVTRGFVFDSLRLLGLCCGLLMMPATEPLNLAIAVYLWANLAILIAVAATVNGKENGQKLAEGPREEASGAGLVRKSAESLAEPSKPLNLT, from the coding sequence ATGGATCTTGTCGTATACGCCGTTCCCCTTTTTATTCTGGCCATGGTCTTCGAACTCCTCTGGGGGCTGCGTGTTGGCCGCAATACCTATCGGGTAAATGATGCGGTGAGCAGTCTCTTTCTCGGGACGCTGAGCCAGGCGCGAAAATTTGTCACCCTCGGTGTGGGGGGCTATATCTACCACCTCACCACGGAGTACTTTTCCCTGCCCCTCATGAGCGCTGAAAGCTTATGGACCTGGGTGCTGGCCATGGTGCTCTATGACTTCTGCTACTACTGGCTTCACCGCATGGGCCATGAGCGAACCATATTGTGGGCGGCTCACGTAGCCCATCATCAGAGTGAAGATTACAACCTCTCGACGGCCCTTCGCCAAACCAGCACCGGCTTTCTCTTGGGCTGGATCTTCTACCTGCCGATGTTTGCGCTGGGCATACCGGCGGTCGTGGTGGTCACTGTCGGCTCCATAAACCTGATCTACCAGTTCTGGGTTCACACGGAGCATGTTGGCAAGCTGGGGTGGTACGAGTGGATTTTTGTTACGCCGTCGAATCATCGCGTTCACCATGCCCAAAACGAGCGCTACCTCGATCGCAACTACGGAGGTTTGTTTATTCTCTGGGATCGTCTCTTCGGCACCTTTCAGGAAGAGCTGGATTCTGATCCGCCGATTTATGGGATCCGCGGTCCTCTAAAGAGCTTTAACCCCCTCCGAGCCTTAACCCATATCTATGGCGATATGCTGCGCGATTCCTGGCGCGCGGCGCGCTGGCGCGACAAGTTACATGTGTGGGTGGCGCGCAATGGCTGGCGCCCTGCCGACGTGGAGGCGAGATATCCCCTGAACAAGCCATCCCTCGAGGCCTTTGAGCGCTTCGATCCGCCCATGAGTCTCGGGGTAAAACTCTATGCGCTTTTCCAGCTGGTAGCGGTGGTAGCGCTGCTGGCCTACCTGCAGTCGGGGACCCTTCAGAGCTATGGCACGGGTGTCGCGCTGGTGCTGGGAATGCTCTGGACCACCATTACCACGGCTTACTGGATGGAAGGGCGGTCCGTGACAAGAGGGTTTGTCTTTGACAGCTTGCGCTTGCTGGGTCTTTGTTGCGGATTGTTAATGATGCCCGCGACGGAACCTCTCAACCTCGCAATAGCCGTCTATTTATGGGCCAATCTCGCGATCCTCATTGCGGTGGCTGCCACGGTTAACGGGAAGGAGAATGGGCAGAAGTTAGCGGAGGGACCAAGGGAAGAAGCCTCGGGGGCAGGACTTGTGAGAAAGAGTGCGGAGTCCCTTGCTGAACCTTCCAAACCGCTAAACCTGACTTAG
- a CDS encoding NAD-dependent epimerase/dehydratase family protein, translating to MKRILLLGGNGFLGSALTRYLSTRGFAVTSLSRKIPKEQLDGVRYVGSNYENIAVLSEELRQADTVIHLAWDTTPASSSSQPSLEIATNLAPLSRLIEAMQRDFNGCLLFVSSGGGAVYGQPEQLPHTAISESLLPAPLSYYGASKVAAESLLHAFSSRTGTPVTVLRPSNIYGPGQLPKKGFAVIPTLLTTLRENRVFEIVGNMHSSRDYLYVDDFCHLLSMCIQKSGTMRGHETYNVCSGHSTTLAELIGHSEKVSGNKAKLRQIDARKEDPNIVELSGAKADDHFSWSSETSLTEGLESTWQWINNLNLS from the coding sequence GTGAAACGTATTCTGCTTTTGGGCGGCAACGGCTTCCTGGGATCTGCTCTAACTCGATACCTCTCAACCCGAGGCTTCGCTGTAACAAGCCTGTCGAGAAAGATACCGAAAGAGCAGTTGGACGGCGTTCGCTATGTCGGAAGCAATTACGAGAACATCGCCGTACTGTCTGAAGAATTACGTCAGGCAGATACGGTGATACACCTGGCGTGGGACACAACACCGGCAAGCTCCTCATCGCAGCCATCTCTTGAGATTGCAACGAATCTGGCTCCTCTGTCCCGGTTGATTGAAGCAATGCAACGGGACTTTAATGGCTGCTTGTTGTTTGTAAGCTCTGGTGGTGGTGCCGTTTACGGACAGCCCGAGCAATTGCCCCACACGGCAATTTCCGAGAGCCTATTACCAGCCCCCCTTTCCTACTACGGGGCGTCGAAGGTAGCTGCAGAGAGCCTGCTCCATGCTTTTAGCTCAAGAACAGGAACACCAGTTACCGTGCTCAGGCCAAGTAACATCTACGGCCCGGGCCAACTACCGAAAAAAGGCTTTGCGGTTATCCCGACACTGCTAACAACTTTAAGGGAAAATCGAGTGTTTGAAATTGTTGGCAACATGCACAGCAGTCGGGACTATCTGTATGTAGACGATTTTTGTCACCTCCTGAGCATGTGCATACAGAAGTCAGGCACCATGCGAGGCCACGAAACATACAACGTCTGCTCTGGCCACTCAACCACGCTCGCAGAGCTGATAGGACACTCTGAAAAGGTCTCAGGGAACAAGGCAAAGTTACGTCAGATAGATGCCAGAAAAGAGGACCCGAATATCGTCGAACTTTCCGGCGCCAAGGCAGACGATCACTTCAGCTGGTCATCAGAGACCTCGCTTACAGAAGGCCTGGAAAGCACATGGCAATGGATAAACAATCTCAACCTCTCGTAA